The Rattus rattus isolate New Zealand chromosome 13, Rrattus_CSIRO_v1, whole genome shotgun sequence nucleotide sequence CCATTACCCCACatacacatcaagtcactgcacgACTTTACaagactaaaaagaaaactcttttGCAACTCCTCAACCCAGAAATACTCTCCCTTTCTTAGGAGTTGAACTTCAGGCAGAGCGTGGAGCCTTTATTGAGCAAGTCTAGCAAAGTTTCCATGTGCAACTGCTTGGATACACCCTGGGCCTGGAAACCACGGTGCACTCTGGTCCTGTGCATCCTGGACCCACCGCCCTGCTGCAAATGGCTGTGGACCGCAGCGCAAAACTTACAAGGGACACTGGTCACCAGCTGGGAGGGCAAGGAGACTCGTGTTGGCAGGGCCCACAGGCAGTGTTGGGGAGAGTTGGGGGCGGTGTAGGGATGCTTTCCGACCTGACCAGAGAAGgactgggaagaggggaaggtGTAGCCTTGCGACAGGTGAGACGGACGGAGCGGCCCGCCCCCTTCGTCCCTCCCACAAGCGCGCGGGCGGTGCCAAGGAGCTAGGGCGGGGCGACCTTTGCTCGAGCCCTAAACCATCCGGGCGGGTGGGGAGGAGCGGtcgggctggggtggggtgtccGGGTCCTCAGAGTCCGAGGTCGCCTCTTGCCAAGTGGCCCCGGCGCTCCCGCCCCTCCCACCGGGTAGGGTTTGGCCGCCGGGGCCGCACCTGGGCGCGCGGTTTCGGTCTGACCGGACTCGAGCTAGTTTCGATTAGGGACAGCGGCTGGGCGAGAGGGCGGAGCGGTCGGGACGCGAGAGAGGAGGGGACTCGGTGTGAGAGGCTTAGTGGGGACAGTCCCGCGCGGGAGACAAAGAGCTCCCAGAGAGCGCGGTGAGCATCGCTGCCACCCAGCCCGGCAACCTCGCACACTTGAGGACCCGGGGCGCCGCGgagcagccacagctgctgggGACCCACGAGGCTACGCGGGATGCGGACGCCGGTGGTGATGACGCTGGGCATGGTGCTCACGCCCTGTGGGTTGCTGCTCAATCTCGTCAGTACACTGGCCCCGGGCTGGCGGCTGTTGAAGGGCTTTCGGGACCAGCCAGTGGACGTGGTGCTGTACCAGGGGCTGTGGGACATATGTCGCGAGCAGAGCAGCCGCGAGCGCGAGTGCGGCCAGCCGGACCAGTGGAACTACTTCGGGACTCAGCCTGTGCAGGTGGCCCGGGGACTCATGATCACTTCACTGGCCACTACCGCCCTAGGGCTGCTGTTGGCATCGCTCGGCGTGCGCTGTTGGCAAGAAGAGCCCCACTTCGGGCTAGCGGGCCTCTCGGGGGTCGTGCTTTTCGTCGCCGGCCTCTTCAGCCTCATCCCCGTCTCCTGGTATAACCACTTCTTGGCAGATCCTGACGTCCTGGCTGCCCCGGCCCAACCGGTCACTGTGCAGGTCAGCTACAGTCTGGTGCTGGGCTACCTAGGCAGTTGCCTGCTGTTGTTGGGCGGTTTCTCGCTGGCGCTCAGCTTTGCGCCCTGGTGTGGAGAGCGTTGTTGCCGCTGTCGCAAGGCGCCCCCAGCAGGCCCACGCCGCAGCAGCATCAGCACCGTCTACGTGGACTGGCCGGAACCCGCACTCACACCCGCCATCAAGTACTACAGTGAGGGTCAGCATCGACCTCCTCCTGCCCAGCAAAGGGACACCGGCAAACTCAAGGTCGGATTCCCGATGCCACGACCGCCACCCAAGGCCTACACCAACCCGATGGATGTGcttgagggagaagaaaagaagacggCCTCCTCCCAAGACGGTTCCTCATCTCGAAGCACTCGGCCCTGCCAAAATTCGCTGCCCTGTGACTCCGACCTGTAGACAGGGCTCAACTGAACTCCACCTGTGGTCTGAGGGTGACTTGAACTTCTATATGGCCAGTACATCTGCAACCAGAACCCTGGACGCCTTCCTCTAACTGGAGGGCCAGCCTTCCTTTCCTGGGGCCAAACTCCTCTCCAGATACTAGGTTGGGTTCATTTATCTTTTAAGGagttttactttttctctgcAGAGGGACCAGGTTTTCTGTGACAAGAGTGGGTGGCATTTTGCATAGTGTTAATTgcagtagcaacaacaaaatcTCAATCAGCCAACAGGCTTTAAGAAGTCCTTGAAAATACAGTATTCTAAGTTACCCATGAGCCTTCACAAACATCACTCTTgaggtgtttggtttggtttttgcttctCTCCCTGCGTCAGTCTCCAGGAAACCCAAATGGCCAAAAATGTAAGTCTGGCTGTATTTGAAGGTTGTGTCACAAAGCCAGCAGCCTTAATGTCTTTTATGAAGTGAAGTAACTtgttaacacatatttatatttctctgtGCATACATAGTATTTATCTTTTCTAATCACTTGTTTCTGTGTAGGAGGTTGAGCTTAGTCAAGAGAAGCCAGGACGATGCTGTGCTGTCCTGTTCCCTAGATACCTCACCCTGAACAGAGACACATTTTGTACAAAATGAACTGCTAAGCTGCATTTGGCTAAAACCCGTATGTACAtatcttatttataaataaaaattgtaaatgtcAGTTTCCGTATCCCTACAAAAGCTCGAGTCTCTGGTGTCTGCTGGGAGTCTCGGTGGCGTTTGCCACCAAGCAGCTTCCTGGCATCTGAGCCACTTGTCTGCAATCGAGCGCTCACATCTTCGCCCTTCTCCGCCTAAGATTACTAAAAGGAGCCAAGGGGCCCCACTTAAATCCCGGTTGGCTTTGTTTTCAGACTCTGGTTGTTTTCAGTGCAAGCCAAGTCTAttgttgggaggaaaaaaaaaaaaaaaaaaaaaaaaactagcgcCACCAGTTTCAGGGACAAGATGGTAGAGCTCTGGTCCTCTTCTGGCCCAGGTACTGCCTGCCCCAGCTAGGCAGCTGTGGAGCATGAGGGAGCTGAAAGCCGCAGAAGTTCTGTCTGGCTAAACGCTGGAGTTAAAAGTGCCTTTAACTGAACGGAACCTGTTTGTTTAGAGTTCAGAAGTGGCAATCATACCTGGAGGCAAGGCTGACGGTGGAGAGCTACAGttgaaggaactgaagcttaTGGAGGGCCAAGAAAGTAGAAATTCACAGCCCCTGCCACTTTGGAGGGAGGtcatcttgttttcttgtttaataTCTAAGCATATCactttagaggttttttttttttttcaaatgcagATTCCCCTAAAACTGCTTCATAAGTAGACACTGGAAGACCTctgtagttctcaacctgtgggttgcgacccccAAAGGGGGTTGTGCATATCCTGCATATcgaatatttaaattatgattcatgacagtggCAAAATTCCAGctctgaagtagcaatgaagcaattttatggtcaggggtcaccacagcgtgaggaactgcattaaagggtcagaGCATCGGAAGGGATGAGAACCGCTGCCCCAGGGTACAGGGTCCCGGAGGTGCACCAAGTGGCTCACTTAACTGCAGTCGGGGGCAGGAGGCCACTCATCATTAGACCTCAGGGCACCTACTACAGAGATGCTTTAGAAGGTGGAAGCTTACTGAATGcattagtcaggatttctatttccatgatgaaacactgtgaccaaaagaagcaagttggggaggaaagggtttatttggcttatacttccacatcatagcCCATCACTGAAAAAAACATCAGGATAGGACCTCtaatagggcaggaacctagaggcgggagctgatgcagaggccatagaggagtgaTGCCCACTGCCTTgatccctatggcttgctcagcctgttttcttatagaacccaggaccaccagcccagggatggccccacccacaatgggctgggccctcccccctcgATCACTGATTGAGGAAAATGCCCTgctctaatggaggcatttttttcaattgaagtTCTCTCCTGTCAGATAACTCTAGCCTGGGATGAGCTGACCTAAAACTACCCAGCCTACTGTGGTTATGGAGCTAGGAATATAGAAAGGTGGCCCGGATGTATTCAGCCTCCACGTCAAAGACAACAGCAAGAGGTTCTGAAGTCCAGATGCAGCTAACAATTTGGAGGACCTGGTTTCTTAAAAGTACTGAACTTTACCTGCATCTTGACACCAAGTACTGCTAGCGTGTGCTACTCTTGAACAAAGTTGGTCTCTTGAACCTTTTATCTTTCCTCCCTCACTTACTCTCCCTGGCTTATAGGTAAAGTTCCTTGTTCTCTGGTGATTGAAATTTGGTCACTGAAAGCTAAAActacccctcctcccctccatcaGCAGAAATGGATCCAAACTTCCTTTTAGAAATACAGGTATTTTGTCATTAAAATGTTCAGGGAAGCATGGGAGGAGACTCCTGCATAGGGTTGGGATCCTTTCTTGACCCGGTGATCATTCTCTGCCACCACAGACAGTGGGCTTTAAACAAGATGCTGGAGGAGGCAAACTCTGGAGCCTTGCTGTGAATATGAACCCCAGGTTGATGCTGACCAATAAGGATGCTGCCCTGATGTTAACTCACTGAAGTAGGATGGCTCTGCCATCAAGCTTTTTACACCCATGATAAACCCTTTCAGTCAGCACACAGAGGATGCAACATCATTTAATGCTTACGGGCTTTCCATGCTCCCCAAGTTTGCCTTAGGAGCCCATAGTGCccttggaagaagagaaggggttGCTTACACAGCATTGGCTCTGCTGGTTCTCGGTAGGGTTTTCCCTGGGACTCCAGCCTCACCTGGTAGAGTGAGGTGTGGTTTTTAGAGCAGAAGCTGTTTATCCTCGTGGAGGCTATGGGAAGGGCTGGCAGACTGCTTCCAAAAACCTCCTCTTCTTTATGCACAGGTCATCCACCCAGTAAGCACTTTAACCACCTGACATTTTGCAAGCACAATTGTAGACACTGGAAAAGGAAGCAGTTTGGCTCTGGCACACTCTGCTGAGGGATATCATAGAACAGGGTGGAGAACAGTAAGTCAGGGtcaggagttggagggagggggaTGATGTTTTAGGAACAGTGAGAAGGGAAAAGGTAATGTTGGAGTAGAAcagtgaaagaagagagacaggagcagCCCAGGCACCGGTGATGGCTGAGTCCACGTCCCTGGatctgcttcctttcctctgtccttcaCCTTCCTTCATTCAGCAGTCACATGGTAAGGACTAGGAGCTAGCAATGAAGACTAGGAACACCTTGACATTTGCTCTCTATTGGGCAAATGATAGTATCTTTAGTAGGAGACGCATCCTGGAACAAATACAATTAGTGCTGGAGAATGCTTCTAGAATAAAAGGTAATGTGACACATGACTAGCTAGCTACCAAGGAACATTTTATTCTGCCAAGGTATGAGTCGCCCCATGAACCATCAGGCAAGTAACTGGAAGCCTACAGACTCGGATTCTcagggtgtgatggtgcatgcctataagCCTAGGATTTGGAAAGTAGACACAGGAGGATTAGACGTTCAAGATCATAAAAGGCTGTATTGTGAGTTGGTAGTCAGCCTAGGGACATTGTGataattgctctctctctctctacatacacacacacacacacacacacacacacacacacacacacacacagaccctttcttctcctccacaCATAAtgtttcatgcatatatatgtatatacatacatacatacatacatacatacatacatacatacatacatacatatctgtgGCTATTGTTCCCAATTCCCAGGTGGGTGTCACTGCAGATGAGCTTCTTCTTCCCAtgtgagaagaataaaaatagggACTCAGTTATCTACTacttcaaattttttaaaaaaagtgtttgaAATTCTCACTCTCTTGTGACACCCAACCCATGTTCCTCTGGGCCCTCTCTCTGCAGCAGGCAGTGAAATGacctcttccctttgtcctccCGTGATGATAAAGGAGGTCACAAACACGAAGATGAACTTATTCAAACCAAGGAAAGCACAGATAAAGCTTAGCAAGGGGCCACTGCTGGTGAGTGGGAGAAGGCGGAGGGCTGCCTTCAGGGCTGGTttatatctataatcccagcacttgggggagggggctgaggtAGGAGTATTGGGAGTCCACAGCCAGTTTGGCTGGCACAGCAAGACCCTGCACCATACAATAGAACAAAGGATGAAACAGAAGACTTGATTTACACATTACCCTGACAAGGAGGTGAGTCAGTTGTCCCACTTGGAGAGCAATTAGGTAGGGAGAGGGCCTGAAAGAGCAGGAATATTACTTCACAGATTTCACGAACCTTAGCCACTTGCATGGCTAATGTCCCTGCCAAACCCCTCCCTACACCACTGCCATTTATGGCCATGGTGCTCCAAAATAGAGTCCTCTTATCACTGGGTTACCAGGGCCTAAACAGTGTAGTCCACTTTCCTAGCATGTGTCTGGTCTATGCTGTAGGTATGAGACTTGCCTTTGCTTCATCTGTAATGCTGGAAAGACTTTGGATATTACCAGAGGGCCTCCTTCCTTTAGTACACTGAAGGCAACAGTTCAGAGCTCAGCTGAGAGCACACGAATAGAATCCAGACAGGGCAGGCTCAGGAAGCTGATTGGCAAAAACATGCTAGAAGCTGATCTGAGAGCCACAAACTCTGTATTCAGAGTTTCACTTTCTTTGAATTCCTTAAGCCTTCCAGGAGTTAAAATAGTGAGGGTCTGCCCAGAATTCCCCTTTGCCTGATTGTTTTCTGTAAGAAGTGTAAAGTGCTAAATTTAACAGCAAAAGTCATGTGTGTGGTATGCCCTTGAGCCTAATGTGCACAGGTCAATCAACATTCTAAAGACCCTTATTTTTCCAGAAGAACACCCAGAGATTCCACTTCTATTATAGATTTCCTGTTTCATTTATTCATGGGCAACTATGTTATCatgctgcctagttttatgtcaacttgacacaagctagagttgtctTACCACAGGGAACCCCATGGAGAACATGACTCCCTAAGACTGGGCTGTGTGCAAGCCTGtagattagtttttaaattagtgattgatgtgggagagcccagtccATTATGTGTAGGGCCAACCCTGGACTGCTggccctgagttctataagaggtaaggctgaacaagccagtaaacagcacccctctgtggcctctacaTTAgcctctgcctctaggttcctgccctgtttgcatTTTTGCCTTGGTTCCTCTAAATGGGCTGTGATTCAGGATGTTTGAACCAAACAAACCCTCTTCTTCTgaagatgcttttggtcatggtgtttcatcaccgCAGtagcaaccctaactaagacagctataAACTTGAGGTTCTGATAACACATGTAAAGACATTGACAAATTAGCATATAACATAGACGTTGTCACACTAGAAAGCTCTTATGGTTTAAAATGCATCATTTCTACCAGTGGGGGGAAAAGTTATGAAATTGACAAGCCAGCTCAGAAGGTACGGGTGGTTAGAAATTGTTAAATAAAGTCTTGAGAATCCATTCTAAAATCATGTCCCTTTGCTGAAAAGGATATTCAGTATGTTGTATAAATTCTTGAACAGGGAAAAGCATTAAGGGATATGTTACAATAGATTCAGATGGAGTATACTTGGCATACACTCATAGGAAACATAGATTGTCCAGACAAAGGATTCGAGGATTtgaggagcaagaggaagaagaggaggaggaggaagaagggggaggagggggaggaggaactgcCTGACAATGGTCAGTAGCCTTCTTCCCCCTGAAATGGCAGGAATTCCTGGGGTCTGCATTGCAATCTGTGTCTGAGGAGTGACTGACAGTCACAGTCAAGCACTGAGCCTGCAGAGGCTGACTGATTAAGCCAGAATACAAGACCTGAGGATTGGAAGAAGGATAAAGGTCCTGAGGGGACCAAGGCAGCAACTCCATCCTATCCAAAGTGACAATAGTGATGTGCATCACCTGCTTTCAAGCCTGATTTTCtcatggcattttcatacatgcGTGAAGAGTGAAGACAGGGACTTGTCAAGGGCAGAATGAACAGTGATATTAGCTCCTAGGAGGTagaaaaaacaaattcttttgtGGCTGAGGGGACACTGAGTTCTGGAAAGTGGAGATGAGTTTTCTCTGGTACAGCCGAGCTTCTGCACAACTTAGTGATGCTTGTCCTACCTTCTAGCCAGAAAGACCTAGCACAGCCTAATCAGGAAGGGAGGCTCCCCTGGCCATTTGTTCTTCAGATCAAGTTGATCTTTACTTAGAAGATTTTATACTCCATTGAAGAGCAGGGAACATTTTATGCACTGCCCGCAGTAATAAGCCTAGGGCTTCTCATTAGTGGTTTGTATGAGCTCATTCTGTGAGACAAAAATGCAAAAGACGAGAAAAGATCACAAACAAGGAAACTCCCGAGTGATATTGGGTTTATTACAATTTAGACTCATGTGACTGGATTCAGGCACCATGTTAAGCCACACCTAGGCATTGTACAGGACAAAGTGATTTGTCCAAGGTTGCTCCTACCAAGTTTTTGACCACACTACCATTGTGACCCTATGTAGATCACAAACTCAATGCCTTCGATTCCCCAGCAAGCACTATAACTTAGCAACATGAGCAGACATGTTAGCAGGCCAAGCACTTGTTTGGTCTTCATGGGGCAAGCGCTGGTTAAGGTTAATCCTGGTGTAGCCCATATCCTGTGTCGATGACAACAGTATCCActgatgttattttaaatagcACGAGACGTATCACATGTCTGAGACTCTCTATCTGCAAAGTACTTTTatctcttccattagtttcaaaATTGATTGACATTgtcataaaggaaataaatgttttgttttgtttttataaacaattGCCAACCCAGAAGTGACATTTATCCAGGGTAGTGATTGATGCTAAAGACCAAATACTTGAACATTTCCTATTACACCGAAACCTGGCTTTTAACTAGAATGACAAGAAGATCGCTCTCTTTGGTGAACCAGAAACCTGGTTCAGAGGACTACTTATCTCAAAGTCAGTGTCAGAGCTAAGATTTAAATCTAGAACTTCCGACTGGCACTGGGTCACATGACTTGGGCTGACTTGGAGCTGAGtcacagcctgagctacatggagGTCAAACTGGATTCTCACCGTATCTAAGAAGCTACAGTTTCCTAAACTCCACTATGTTACCAGGTGACCGTCTCTAATTTAAGAAGGAATCACTTGAAGAAGTAATCAGTATTTACCACAAACTGTTAGGAAAGTTAAGACATCATACAAGGGAGTAGACAAGcagcatttatttaaatgtttcagctcttttttttttttttaatgaggtcaTTCAGTTTGTAAGGAGGTTAAGGATTCCTGTGGGAGAGAGTTGGGAGTTAGAGAACATAACACTGTCTTTGTATAAACCAAGAAAATCCGTTGGTGGAACTTAAAGACGTTAGTAGAGATCATGGGGGTTGGGTACCTGAGTTTTGGGGGGTAACTCTAATCCTAACAGCAGCCCACCCCACTCCCAATATCATTAGCCCCGTGTGCATGCTACTGAAATGTCTAGGCCACTACTTCatgcatgttttattttagttctcCAAATCAGAGCTAATGACCAAAGACTGTGTAAGCAAAAGTTTAGTATAAGTTACAGCCTCATTCACCCAGCTTAGATGTTTCACAATCGCTTTTTAAAAGCCTATCCCGCCACCCCTTTTCCTCAGATAAACCTCCTCGGCTCCTGCGGCTTACCTGCTCATCATAGACTTCGTTGACAAAAGTCTCACTCTTCATTAGATTTTCTTCctcttggttattttctttatcataGTCCAAATTTTTTGATGATGTTCTATaaccaaagaaaacaatgtgAAAAGATTAGGTTTCATAGGAACCAAGATTAAAATATGATTACAGTGGGTGGGGGGGATGCCTCGGTTCTTAAGAACATTcatttcctgctcttgcagagaacctgaattcagtttccagtacccacatggaggctcaaaGCTGCCTggagctctagttccaggggtccaatgacctcttctggcctttgaaggCATTGTACATACATAGCAGacatgtataatgtatacattctaggcaaacactcatgcattatatatatatttgttactgGGAAAATATAGTATTGTTTCTCCACTGAAGGAAACTCAGGGACCAGTCAATGAGAAACAACTTCAAGGACAGGTAAGGGGCAGTGGGACACAAGTAAAGTCAGAAAGCAGGACAACATGGCAGAAGGACCAAGAGTAAACCCGTTATGCATTAACCAGCCTTTGCTTGGACAGGTTCATACTCCTGCCCTTTCTTCAGTCTGCGTATGGAAGACGGAACAGCAAGGCAGCTCAGAAAGCAGCAGAACCCTTTATAATTCCTCATCTGACAGCCGCCTAAGGCTCCCTCTCAGCACGTCCATCACCTCCTTCAGACACGCCCCGCACTCTCTCTCCTGTAATCGCAAGAGTTCCATTTGACTGTCTTTGTTCCTTTAATGACCTTCTTGCCCTTGGATAAAACTCAGTGTCGATTCTTTACATTCTTCCTGAATTTCACCTCTGAGTGTGGGTTAAGCTGTGCCCCATTGATGCccccaaataaatgaaatatagacGGTGGTGGTAGGGTCTCCAAGGAGGCAATGACGTGAGTCCAAAACAAGAACCCCACAACAGGACTGTCTCCCTAAGAAGAGGGCGTGCGGACACAAAAGAGCAGGAAGACATTGTGAAGGGGAAGGAAGGTGCCCACCAGTCAGGGAGAGGAACATCGAATCAGAACAATCTGCTAAGGCCTCTCAAGAGCATGCATTCGTGCTGCTTGTGACAGCCAGTCTGGCATCCTGGCAAATTAGTAACCTCCTAACAAACATGCCTGCAGACTGAGGTGCTGACCTACCACGTCAAAGATGGGGAATCTCCTCACTTTCATTCCTTAAAGCAGATTTTACCCTAGCAATGTCTCgaccctgcccccacctccacacacactgtaTCACGTGCCTTGGGTCTCAAGGACATCAATCCAATTACGATTACTCCTGGCTGTTTAACAAGTGCCTCAGCCAAATTATTCCTCAGAAAATGAATTCTTAGAATGGACTTAAAGCTTCAACCCTACTCATCTTAAGATGAGTGACTGAAATGCAATTCTCAGGCGAAGACACGCATAGTCACTCACCTCTTGAATTTACGTTCTCTTCTGGAATGTAGGAACAGCCCCAAAACTGCCAGGGTAGCTGATACAGCAATGACTCCGCCCAGGGCTATGTAGCCAGTGGCAGGGCCACGGGCTGCTTCTTGGCAGAACTCTCCACCATACTCGACCAGGCAGCGGCATTTTCTCAGCTTTCCTTCCATTATGCAGATCCCATTCCCGTTGCAAAAGTCCTGGCTACAGGGCCTGTGTGTCGCTGTCCGTAAGTCCTTGGACTGAACAGTTTCCGCTCTTCCCTTGGTTTCTGGAACCTTGCTCTCTGATGCAGGCATTTGAGTAGTTAGTGTTGTCCTGACAGGATGTCTCATTTCTTCTCGTCCTAGATATACATCCGTGGTAGACTCAGTAGCCTGGGAAAGTTCGAAAGCTTCTGGTATCAACCTTTTCCAAGCTTCTGGCTTCTTAAGTACTGATGAGGAATGGAGTTCACCTGGATTTAAACCTACAAGGACCAAGACAGATGGAATCATTTGCCCAACCTCCTTCCGCTGTGCTGTGGTTACTAGTCATTCTATTTAAGCTAATGATATCAAGACCTGTTCAAACAACTGTCCAGCTTCTTACAATtcactctcctgctctctgtcctAAACCAAAGGCATTTCCAGAGGGATACATAACAATTTATATTCTCAAAAAATAGGGATTTTACATTGTCCCATAACAAAAATCAGTGCTAACATGGCAGTGACATATAGGATAAATACTTAAGGAGCAGTATTGAATTGGGTACTTCCAAAAGCCATGCACACTGAGGCACAATGGGTAGGAGGTACTCACAGTCCACTTCATCGGAGCCATCCAGACAGTCAATGTGACCATTGCAAATTTGTTCCTTGGAAATGCACCTTTGACCATTCTTACAGCATTGCGACGTCAGAGGGCACTGGACAGCTTCCACACAGGTGTGGTCGTCAACCAAGCAGTACCCACGGGGACACCGGCAAGTCCTGCCCTCGGGATTTGGTAAACAGATATGACTGCATCCTCCATTGTCTTTTGAACAGCTGTTGTTACCTGCACATCACCCCCATTCCCAAGCCAAAAATATATTAAGTGAGATTAGGAGAGATCTGGGGGAGTTTTCTAAagcttttaataaatacattaacaGCATATGACACAGGTGCTTCCAACAAATTAGATTGCTCTTCAATTTGATTCCTTTTAGTTAATTATGCTCTGAGTAATGGATAGATCTTCATAGttcagtgtgactttaaacacCTAACAAGGGCCCACCTTAAGAAAAATTGAGGGGATCTCCTAATCATTCAAGACCACATTGTGGTCACATTGAATGACAGAGCCACAACGTCCTTGGAAATAAAACTACTGTTAGTTGAAACCATGGAAACTGTGAGGTTTGTCATCCCTTTTACAATCTGATTAAGAGAGCCATTTCTCATTTAGGATCATTCGTCAAGGTTTAATGGTAAACTTGTAATGAGGTCTTACTTCGTGAGACACTTCAGACACTGTATCACAGAGTTACATGTGGTGCAGACAAACTTACACAAAAGGTGAAAAGCTGACTGCCATAGTTCTAGGAACTAAGCAAGTTCTTAGTGAAACCAGTGTAACCATTTATCACTTGGCAGAAGTCTAAAAATTATGTCCCCATCAAGCCAAGACTCTGGTGGTCTCCACATGACTAGCACACTTTCATAAAGGTTTGGCTGTCCCAAAAAACAAAGGGTAGCATTCTCTTAAGACTTGTCACATTCGACTGTCCCCAAGTTGATAGTTTGAGGCTCAATTAACATCAAAAGTACAGACGATGGAGGGATAGAACAATCACTAGCTCCACTTCGGAGTTCAAGTGTGCCCATGTTGCTAAAGATTCTACCTGAAGTGCTTTGTGTAGTAGACAAGAGCTATATCTCAAAGctgtccctccctgtcccctttgctTCAAAGACATGATCTCAATAAGTAACAGGCCTGCTCCAACCACCAGGTGTCTCTCAAGTCTCGAGTGGGTGTTTTGCTTATAACATGAGCAAGGTGTCTGTGTATGcgcttcttgtgctttttctttggccctttttttctatgtttgttcatttttatcctattattttgctttttgcttttatgttatttttattactatttttagatGCTTGTTTGTATTTGAATGGGCGTGaatgtgggtgggtagggaagtggggaggatctaggaggagttgggggaggaagaacaacaataagaatatactgtatgaaaaaatatatgctcaataataaaaatgagagaggCAAGGAAGAGGCTTGCCCAGTGGTAACGTTCAGGCGCTGTGCTCACAGGAGCTGGATTAGATCACAGACACAATCATGCACAGAACAACAATGCccaaaaaggagagaaaacacaacAGCAACTGCTGGAAGCCAGTCTAGAAGgtgcataaagaaaaaaaattaaataaaatttaaaaggacaaaACCGAAAGTAGAACTCAGATTCTATAGTGGAGATCTTTAGGGCCCCTCAAAGGTCTCTG carries:
- the Cldn23 gene encoding claudin-23; protein product: MRTPVVMTLGMVLTPCGLLLNLVSTLAPGWRLLKGFRDQPVDVVLYQGLWDICREQSSRERECGQPDQWNYFGTQPVQVARGLMITSLATTALGLLLASLGVRCWQEEPHFGLAGLSGVVLFVAGLFSLIPVSWYNHFLADPDVLAAPAQPVTVQVSYSLVLGYLGSCLLLLGGFSLALSFAPWCGERCCRCRKAPPAGPRRSSISTVYVDWPEPALTPAIKYYSEGQHRPPPAQQRDTGKLKVGFPMPRPPPKAYTNPMDVLEGEEKKTASSQDGSSSRSTRPCQNSLPCDSDL